The Drosophila biarmipes strain raj3 chromosome X, RU_DBia_V1.1, whole genome shotgun sequence genome includes the window CCCACGAGTCGATCACTGGCGGTGGATTGCATTACAGCGATTCTTACTAAAGGGGTTCCTGCTAACTTACTCTTCAGAGCCCAGTACTTTGAGGAGGCCAAGTCGCTGGACAGGAGCGCCAGGTCCGCCAGGCACTCAACATCCTGGGCCGAGGGAATTCTCGACTCCCCATTCAAGTAATGATCCAAGTCCGGAGTGAGGTCCTCCAGAGTTGCGTTGGAGAAGTGGTCGAAGAACTCCACTGCCAGGCTCCTTAGCTTGGAAATGGCCAAGTATTGATCGCCGGCCAGGTTTCCGGTGGGAAGATCCCTGTTGGCCAGGGCAAATATGTTGGTTATGTTGGCACTGACGCCGGCTAAGGCCAGGGAGCCCAGCCATAGGGTTACTAACAGCCTGGCCATGTTGCTCGGTCCGGCGACTCAGTGATATTCACTGGCCTGCCGCCACCAGCAGGTGTTTATATGGGCGAGACCCCCAGTTGTAATTGCAGGCGGAGGCTATCTCTTCAGACCCCCGCACTCCGTCACGTCAGAGCGAAAAGGGGCCACATTTAGGGCCTATCAGTACGAAATTCTAAGCGTGACAGCTACTTGAAATCGCGCCCACACGTTCGGTCCTGATAGGAGCCATTCCTTATTCAGTTCCTTCAAGTGGCTTCGGTAACTTTCTCGTCGAGTCGCTGGCAATCTTCAGGTACCCAACGTAGATGTGGTTGAGAttaagaaagtaaaatataataatatttatgttccCAGTGAAGCCAATGTGTAGTTGGCCTTCAGCTTTTACGACAGCTACTTAGGGGGGAAATCAGTGCGGGATATGTCACCCAGAAAGACCAATTTAGCCCGGTATTACCCGTGGTCGGCCGAGAATAATGCAGGCTAACGATTATAGGTAACCCTATCGCCACGCTAATTGATAGCGAGCTACTACTGCCCAGCTGTTCTGAGTAATGCCGCAGTCTCCCCTTAGAATCTGGGCATTATCGGCCTGTCGGGTGACTCGCACAAGCACTTGACGATTATTTGTCTGCTCCTATCAATGACTAATTCCGGAGAAGGCCGCCTTGCCTGATTGGCATCGCCCAAAGGAATCGAATTAGCCTACGAACGCCGCTAAGTAGCAGTGTTATTGCCGCTTATCTGTGGCCAAATACCGCAACGATTCCGCCTAAACAGTTCGAGTGCGTTGTTCGGGGAAGTGATTTGATTGCATATAAGCAATATTAACGAGTAGGCAATCGCGCTTTAGCCGCCAGATAATCGGAGAATTCCCCCTAAAGGATTTTCTCTTGAAGAAGCGAGAGTTGGCCGTATGTTCAGGGGAATGATGGCATGTCCCCATGAAGGCAGCCATCCATGGAGCTATGGGTCGTTTCAACATAATAACCCCGTCTTCCAAAGTTTTCGGGCACTATCTGGAATGGTTAATGGTTAATCGTTTTTACGATTTCTTACGTCCAAAGTCGAGCGATAGCCCAGTTGCTATTTCAAAAGAGCGACTTTCTAGTTCCGCAAAAACACCACTTCAACATGTTTGTCGCCCAAAATATTTCCACAAAGCGTCTCGATCCGTCTAGACTACGTTTATTGGGTTCGGTATTATCGCCGGCTGGATCTGATCCAGTGAGCTACTATTCGAACACAGTTCTGGTGCAGGGCGGACTTCGCCCATGTACTGGGTATACCCGAAGTCACCGTGATGACCGTGACATTGATTGGGGCAGTCGCAGTTGCAGAAACACCCACTTAGATTACCCGACGATAGCTAAGATCCCCATTCCCATGATAACACAATAAGCCAACCCTTTTCTTATCGAAGCATCAGCCTTCGATATAAAAGCTCGCTTGAACTGCTACCCCAACCAATTTGGGGTTTGCCACTGACCAATCAACATGGTCGCCACTAGACCAGCTACTCCGCTGCTGCTTGTGCTCCTGGCCCTGGTGGGCGGCGGTGCCGGTGTCGGAACGGGGGTCCCTGAAAGCCCTTCGGTGGGAGAGGAGTCCTACAGCAGCATGTCCAGGCTCAGGCGCCTGTCAGTGGAGTTCTTCGATCGCCATCAGAACATAACTCTGTTGGATCTGAGCCCGGATCTGGATCTCGATCAGCCCTCGAGCGCGGATCTTAAGTGCCTGGCAGACCTCCAGGTCCTCGCGAACGACGTGGCGGCAGCCAAGATATGGGCTTTGAAAAGTGAGTTTGTTTCCTATGGATTTCCTTTTCCTTTGATTTTAGATGTTGACCCTATTGcgtgtttttaaaataaaataaaatcgcccaatttaaataatatgtaGATATGTCTAACAAATGGTCTCCTTCGTGCAGTGATCGACTCGTGGGGCTCCTTGCCGTCGGGCATCCTGTACGGCAATCTGGTGGATCTGGGAAACTTCGACGAGTGCCTCGGCATTGACCACAGCGTCGCCAGCAACCACAGTGTCCAGGGAAAGTACTGCCTGACCAGGTTTCCTCTGGCGCCAAGTATCTCCCACTACTTGGCCCTAAGGACAGCGGTCTGCTTTCCCGCCTCCTGTTCCTCCGCCCACATGGACACAATGCTGCGAAGACTGTTGCAGGATCTTCTGAACATAGAGTTCGATCCGGATGAGTCCCTGGTGAGGGAGGACACCTGCAAAACTGCCGAGCGAGAGCCCTACGACGGCCTCACTGTGTTCACCATGTAAGCACCCACTAAAAAGTCTTGTCATAGTTAGGTCTTCAATTTCTCAACATTTAAAGAGTCGTCCTATCGGTACTAGGTGCCCTAGTGGCCCTCGCTACTCTCTATGACTACTCCATGTGTCGGGACGAAAGTAAGTGTCAAACAGTACTCTTTATTCGAAACTATTGGCTAACTGAAACCCCTTCCCGCAGGAGCCCTTAATCCCTGGGTCAAGGCCTTCTCAGCGCGCGCCAACTCCCGGGTCCTCTTCCGCTTGGTGGACACCAGGAGCAATCCCAACGTCATAGACTGCCTCCATGGCATTCGGTGCCTCTCGTTCATCTGGGTCGTCTACGGTCACGCATACCTCGTCTATGTGTACGGTCCCAATATGAACTATGCCCACCTAGACACGGTTAGCCTAACCAAGTTACTGGGCATAGAAATGCATTATTAATGACATATCCTTTGGTACAGTGGCGTAGATCGGCGTATAGTATGTTATTGCAGCATGCAGCTTACTCGGTGGACACGTTCTTCTTCCTAAGCGGACTTTTGCTGGTGGTCATTGCCCTGCGTGCGATGGAGAGGTGTGTATACAAAGTGCTAGTTTGGGCGGGAGAACTGATCCCTATCGACCTACTTACAGGACTAAGGGAAAGCTTAACGTGCCCCTGATGTATCTACATCGCTTCCTGCGCCTCACCCCGGTTCTTGCGCTGGCCGTTATCGTCTACATGAAGATACTGCCCCGAATGGGCGATGGTCCGCTGTACGGAAAAGTCAACTTTGATGACTACACCTTATGCGAGAGCACCTGGTACTGGACCATTTTGTATGTCCAGAACTATGCCACCCACGACATCGTAGGTTCCCCGGCGTGCCATCTGACTTAGCCCCTCATATCACTCCGATTTCCGATCTTTCTGCAGTGCCTGGGGCATTCCTGGTACCTGGCCGTCGACATGCAGCTCTACATCATTGCACCCGTAATTCTGATCGGCCTCTTCAAATGGAAGAGGAAGGCAGTCGCCGCGATCTTCGTTGCAATGCTGCTCCTGGCCGCCTGTCTCTTCAGCACAATGGTTATTGGGGACATTTCCCTGTAAGTATTAGTAAAATCAGTAACTCTTCGTAACTCCGTATGATGATTCGATCCTATTTTAACGCAGCATTGCCCAGACCAATGATGCGATGAACAAGGTCTACTTCTCCACCCACACTCGGGCGTCCCCGTACCTCATTGGCATCCTGTTTGGGTACTTCCTTCATGTCAACCGGGGCAAGTCCTTCAAGCTGAGCCGCATTGCAGTCACTCTGGGCTGGCTAGTTAGCCTGGCCCTGCTCTTCAGCTGCCTGTTCTCGGTCTTCGGCTATGCCAAGCAGACAGTAACGCCGCCCATTTTGGAGGAGGCCTTCTACCTGACCTTCACGCGGATGGCCTGGCCCCTGGGACTCTGCTGGGTGGTCTTCGCGTGCATGCATGGATACGGGGGGCTGGCCAACAGCTTCCTGTCCTCCCCGCTGTGGCAGCCCATGTCGAAGCTCTCCTACTGCGCCTACATTTTCCATATGTTCATGGAGAGCCTCAACGCCGGCCTAGTGCGCACCAACACCTACTTCAGTGACTACCAAGTGGTACTTGCACTCCCTGCATTTATTTATAGCCCCAATCACTAAATTTTAACCCTTACAGATGCTTCGTTTCTGGGGAGACTTTGGATTCACTATGCTGTTGGCCTTTTTTGCTTATATCCTGATTGAGGCGCCCTTCGGAAACGTGGAAAGCCTCTTGTTGCCCGTAAAGAAGGCCAGTCCCCCCGTTGGGGAGTCCAAGTCCAAGTCAGCACCACAAGGACATGATGCGCCTGTTCCGCCGCTCCAAAACAAATCACCCCTTCCGCAGTAGGGTTCTCTCTCTCTATGTTTTATATcctaatatttataataggcttatgattttttttaatacattttagtaaCCAAAAGTGGGCCgtttaaaaactcattttctcgtaaaaaatatataaaataaaagatctaaaacaaaaagctacaaataaagataaacgtgttatttaattgtttggaACTTGCtataccaattttaaaataaataaaatggtttcaaataaaaaaaaactgatttcatgtttatatataaaacaacTGCTGCAGAAAAAACGTATTCCGAATTTCGTAATTATAAAAAGATCAAGGTCTTAAGATTTAAACCTTGGAAAGCCCCTTTATATCATAACTAGTATAGAAATTCTTGAGTTATACACTGCTTTGTTAAGAGACACCAGTAGATATTTCCTGATCTGGCAACTCCACGCAATGCCATTTTTAAAGTGGCAGCCTCTAAATTTGTTGCCTAATATGCCAtcatcttatttttataaattatcgGTAATTACGACTTCTAtaatctatttttattttttataaaaagtactATTTTCATTGAAATTTTGTAAGCCTTCcaacaaaaattaagaaacaatGGAGCCGTGAAATTATTCAAGCTATCGgaaaaaggtttttaattCTCTTCGAATCTATGTTCGTTGGTTTGTCAGACTTTCTAATTTTGTGTTGGTTAGTGCCATCGATAGGAGTTATTTGCAAAATTATGGTGTGTGTCTTAACTAAACAAATAGCTATTCTAGTGATTAGGCTAGCTTTATTAATCGATGCACTGCGGTCTGGCAGCGCTGTTGCTATCGATTCCTCTCATCGCCTCCATTTATACTTAAAACTATCATTATATGCCATTGCTGCAGTAActaattgtaattaaaattatattactgTTAAATTAGTATGTTCAGAACGTAACAGCTCGGTTATACCGCGAAGGACAACAATGATTGTGTCAAGAATGTATCGATTCATCGATGGGCATCTTTTAGACCGGTCCGGCCACACTACTCTCCGTCTTCTTCGTGTCATCCCTTCCGTTTCCCTTTCTTTTCGTCTTCACGTTTCCGGTGAGTGCGTGTGCTCCGCGATTTGTTTTACTGAAATTCCTAATTTAAAACCTCTAAATCTCCTCTACTTGCAGCGGGAGTATTACGATACGTTCGCGTTCGTGTAACTTTGTGTTAGCAAATCAATCCAGGTAAAGGCCGCCGAATAAAACAGATTTCCGAGTGGACGCACCGGAAAAATTTGTGCCCAATGTTGTTCCTCAATggatatatacacatatatttttttttgtgggcaATGTGCCGCCGATAAACAATGTGCAAAATTCATGGCAGATGAATGGGACATGGGAACAACCCAATCATAAACCCTTgctaattacatttttttttatattttttgaccgTGCAGAATGTTTATGCCAAAGGCCCATCGTGTCGCGATCTACGAGTACCTCTTCAAGGAGGGCGTGATCGTGGCCAAGAAGGATTTCCATGCCCAGAAGCACCCCGAGCTGGAGTCGATCCCCAACCTGCACGTGATCAAGGCCCTGCAGTCGCTGCACTCGCGCGGATTGGTCAGGGAGCAATTTGCCTGGCGCCACTACTACTGGTACCTCACCAACGAGGGCATCGAGGAGCTGCGCAGCTACCTGCACCTGCCGCCCGAGATCGTCCCCTCGACGCTGAAGCGCCCGGCCCGCTCGGAGACCGTCCGTCCCCGTCCCGCCGCCGGCGGTCCACGCGGACCCGGTGACGCCTCCAAGACTGGCGAGGATCGCTCTGCCTACCGACGTGCTCCAGGCGGCAGTGGTGTGGACAAGAAGGGCGACGTTGGACCCGGCGCCGGCGAAGTCGAGTTCCGCGGCGGATTTGGACGCGGATCGCGCAACTAAACCCATGCgcttcagtttttttttctaatgtATAAAATCAAACTCAGTAAAATGTTGAACTGAAGATCCAAAACTCCAAGAAAAAGAaagatgtgtgtgtgttttatgATATGACGATCAATTATAAAGCAAACGCAAGTGAAACCCGtgctctttttgtttttgtggtgTGCAAAACGGAAATAGATTCCGAATCCAACTACGCAAGTAGATGCTACTGGCACTGGAAAACCCATTCCATCAGGGCCGCTGAAGCCAACACGTTTTTGCAAACAGCATTCCCCAAGGGTCTTTTTGGTTAGAAGTCTGTGGCCCAGTGAATAGACTTATTCATTTTCCTGATAAGCAGCTCTAAAGTAGATCTAGGCGAATGTTTCAATGCGACTTAGTTAAATAGTTGAAAGGCTTGGCATATTTGCCAATGAACGAACATGTGCTTGGTTTTGACTCTCCAGCATTTCACGATTCAATGATCGAACATTAGAGTATCGTATCAAGGTTACATTTTGGTAATAGCTGCAAAGGTCCCGAGAAATCAAAGGGTAACTACAACGATCAACAAGGCTTGGCATTCAAGTTCCACAGTATTTGCTGGGATTTTGTGGGACTAGAAATTACATCCTTGGGCTCGGTTGCCTCTGCTGTTGAAAACTGAAGCATCATTAAGACAAACAAACGCATTTTCCTATTCAGCTCTGCTTCGAGCACTTTACTAGCTTTCCATCTTAACAAGCGTTCGAGCTCAACTCGGAAATGTGTCTCTAAATTCGTATCgtgttatttatttccatATGTTTTGGCCAGAAATGTACGAGCTTTTCATATCAAAACACtatgttaaaaattattggtCCCAATCGTAACCTTTCTACACCAGTTTCTAGTGGaggaaatatttgtttaaattcctAATTAGATCGCATATGTCTACGGTAAAATGTCTATTAAAGCCTAtcgataacattttttagattttatataaagtaGGGGGTTCGATTCTACACCTACAGAAATGAATAATTTAGCTTGCATTGCAGCGCGGCGTGTAAGAAAAATTAGATCATGGAACTGTTGTACACATAAATTGATTTTCAGATAATAAACGGCAAGGCATGCAGAAGGAGGCAGAACAG containing:
- the LOC108024103 gene encoding nose resistant to fluoxetine protein 6; this translates as MVATRPATPLLLVLLALVGGGAGVGTGVPESPSVGEESYSSMSRLRRLSVEFFDRHQNITLLDLSPDLDLDQPSSADLKCLADLQVLANDVAAAKIWALKMIDSWGSLPSGILYGNLVDLGNFDECLGIDHSVASNHSVQGKYCLTRFPLAPSISHYLALRTAVCFPASCSSAHMDTMLRRLLQDLLNIEFDPDESLVREDTCKTAEREPYDGLTVFTIVVLSVLGALVALATLYDYSMCRDERALNPWVKAFSARANSRVLFRLVDTRSNPNVIDCLHGIRCLSFIWVVYGHAYLVYVYGPNMNYAHLDTWRRSAYSMLLQHAAYSVDTFFFLSGLLLVVIALRAMERTKGKLNVPLMYLHRFLRLTPVLALAVIVYMKILPRMGDGPLYGKVNFDDYTLCESTWYWTILYVQNYATHDICLGHSWYLAVDMQLYIIAPVILIGLFKWKRKAVAAIFVAMLLLAACLFSTMVIGDISLIAQTNDAMNKVYFSTHTRASPYLIGILFGYFLHVNRGKSFKLSRIAVTLGWLVSLALLFSCLFSVFGYAKQTVTPPILEEAFYLTFTRMAWPLGLCWVVFACMHGYGGLANSFLSSPLWQPMSKLSYCAYIFHMFMESLNAGLVRTNTYFSDYQVMLRFWGDFGFTMLLAFFAYILIEAPFGNVESLLLPVKKASPPVGESKSKSAPQGHDAPVPPLQNKSPLPQ
- the LOC108024263 gene encoding 40S ribosomal protein S10b gives rise to the protein MFMPKAHRVAIYEYLFKEGVIVAKKDFHAQKHPELESIPNLHVIKALQSLHSRGLVREQFAWRHYYWYLTNEGIEELRSYLHLPPEIVPSTLKRPARSETVRPRPAAGGPRGPGDASKTGEDRSAYRRAPGGSGVDKKGDVGPGAGEVEFRGGFGRGSRN